One Synechococcus sp. Nb3U1 genomic window, GAGAATCGGTTTCTTTGCCGATAACGCGGTAGCTGGGGCAGGTGGTTAGGCAAAAGCCGCAATGCACGCAGGCATCGATCAATTTGGGATCTGGCGGGTTAGATTCATCGAATCTTGGCCCTTCCGATACAGCTATTGGCCCAGACATATCGCGCTCTCGGGACATGAATAAAAAAATAAAAAAGAGGGATTTTCGGGTCAGGGATCCCGTTTAGGAGGGGAGTTGATCATGCCGCTGCAGCAACTCCTTAAGCAAAGACAGGGCTTCGCTATCGAAGTTGTTGTAGGTGATGGCCTCTTGCAAAAAGGCTTTCTCTGCTTCAGAAATGTGCCCATCCTGCAAAATCAAGGTTTTCAGGCCATCTGCCTCAAAGCGGTCGATCACATTGTCGTCTTCCAGGAAAAAAGCCAGCGCCTGCCGCAAAGACTCGATTTTGTCTTCTGGCTCCACGGGATCCGCCATTTGCCCTACTCTCTGCCACGGTTCCTCTGCATCTTAATCCGGGAACAGCCTCCCAGAGGCAAACCCTTCCACATCCAAACTCCCGCTTTGTGCGTACTACCCTATAGAAGAGATTTGCCTAGCGGATCCCATTGTCCCTCACCTTCTTCGAACCGATGAACCTACGACCCATCTTCGCCCGGGCCCTTGTGGGAGCAGCTCTTTCCGGTCTGGCCCTCTCCGGGTCAGCTCTGGCTCAAGCCAACCTGCGGGAACTCCCTCCTGATCTGGCGGAACAATTGACCACAGAACAAATTTTGCAAGCCTGCGCCAGCAACCAAGCCGATACGTTGCCCAGCCCCTTCCCGGATGTGGTGCCGAGCGATTGGGCCTACAAAGCGGTGCTCACCCTCTACTACTGTGGTGCCTACCGTGGGGCGATTCCCCCAGAGCAATACCAGCGCTATCTGGAGCAACAACGGGGATCCCAAACCTAGCTGGAGGGGGGAGCCTGTCCCGCCAACGCCAAGAGGATCCCTCTCATGATACGGACGCTCATCTCAAGCTGGATACAGCTCCTTCAGCAGATGGGCATAGCGCTCGGCCACGGGGTTGCGCTTGATCTTCAGGGTTTGGGTCATGAGGCCGTTTTCCACGCTCAGGGGTTCCGGCAAAAAGCGAAAATCCCCAATTTGGTCATCCGGTCGATAACCCGGTCGCTGGCGGATGCGGGTGTGCAACTCTTCCAAAATCAGGGAACGCACCTGTGGGCTAGCCAGCAACTCCGGTTCGGAAGTCGGGATCCCTTGTTCGGCGGCCCAGGCTTGCAGGGCATCCAGGTTGGGGTAAATGAGGGCTGCCAATTTTTTCTGATCCTGCCCAATCACCACGATCTGATTGATGTAGGGACATTGCAGACACACATCTTCTAAGGGTTGCGGCTCAATATTTTCTCCATTAGAAAGCACGATCGTATCCTTGGCCCGCCCGGTGATCACCAGTTGCCCGTCGGGGGTGAGCCAACCCAGATCTCCAGTATCGAACCAGCCCTCCGCAGTCAGCACTTTCGCCGTGGCTTCAGGGTTGTTGTAGTAGCCCATCATCACCTGAGGGCCACGCGCTGTAATCAACCCTTTTTCGCCCTGAGGTAAGGGATCCTGGGTTTCCGGATCGACAATGCGAAACTCGGTGCCCGGCAAAGGAGGACCCGCCGTACCGCGCACGTTCCACTCAGGCCGCCGCGCACACAGTACCGGAGAGGTTTCCGTCAGGCCATAGCCGTTCAAAATGGAAATTCCGGCGATTTCGTAGAACAGATCCAGGTAAGCCGGCAGGGATCCACCCCCGCTGATGGCATGTTGAAAGTTAGACCCCAGGGCTTGCCGCACTTTTCTGTAGATCAGCAGATCCCCCAATTGGTACACAGGCCACAGCAGCAGATGTTGTACCCGAGCCTGAAGACGCTCAGCCCCACTGGCCCCGTAGTGCAAAATCGACTGATTCCGAGCCACACGACCCGCCAGTACGTAGCGTTCGCTCAGCCGGATCAACCCACGAATAATCCGCTGCATCAGGGCACTTTTTTCATTAAATTGTCGTTGGATCCCATCATAAACAGTTTCCCAAATGCGGGGAACAGCGATGAGAAAATGAGGCTGTTCTTGTTTGAGATCCTGCTTGATAAAGCGTGGATTGGTATAGACCAACGTACAAACACGACTGAGAAGAAAATATTCACAAGCCCGTTCGTAGGAGTGCCAAGTGGGCAGAATGGTCAACACTTTATTCCCCGGTTGCGGCTGTACGACCACCCCCAAGTTCTCTACCTGGTGCATGAGGTTGCCGTGGCTGAGCATCACCCCTTTCGGTCGACCAGAGGTACCGGAGGTGTAGATGATGGTGGCCAGTTGGGAGCGATCTAGGCGTGGGGGTTCATAAACTTGATCCCGTCCTTTTTGCAGCCACTGCGGAAAGTTCAATACCCCTGCCTGTTCCTCATCCGAAAGCATCAGCACCCGCTCGAGACCCAATTCCTGCACATCCGACTGGATCCGCTTCAGGGTTTTCAGATCCTGCACGATCAAGGTGGTACTGCCGGAGTGGCGCAAAATGTAGCCCAGCTCCTCTGGGTCGGCAATGGCGCTACGAGGCACATTCACCGCCCCCGTAAACATGGTGGCCAAGTCCGCCATCAACCAGCGGGGGGAGTTATCGGCAATCAGGGCAACCCGATCCCCAGGGCGGATTCCCAGGGCTTGCAACCCGCTCGCTAGCGCTTGTACCCGTTGGAAGAACTCCCCGTAGGTAATTTCGAAAACCGGCTGCACATGGGGATCCCGCAGGGCGATGTGCTTGGGAAATTGTTCGGCTAACCTCTGCCAGACGTTCAGCAGCGTCGTCCCAGGAGCAGTGGGGGTAGCAGAAGCGATGGCAGTCGTCATAATCTGTACCGTAAATCACATTTACAGTCTAGTAAACCAGGTTCTTTCCCCAGGGATCCCTCAGGACAGTTTACGATCTGTCACCGAACTGGCGATCCGCGCCCAGGCTGAGGCGGGATCCCCAAACCCGATTCCAACTTTTAGTAGGCAACGATCTCTTAACGATCTCTTCATTAAAGCTGTAAGTTCCTCGCCGGGTGCGTCAGGATAGAAATAAGCTTTCCCAAAGCGTTTCTCAGTCAACGTTTCTTATGCAAGGGGGGCTTTCGTCATCGGTTATGGAGATATCAAAGCCCCCACAAAGCCTTCCAGAAAATCGTAAGTCAGACCCTACAGGGATCCCTTGTCTCCAGAGTTGTATGGGAGTTGTGCGATGACCCCGAAACAAGACTTCGCCAGCAGGATCGCGGCACCCATAGCAGAAGGGGAAGAGAAAGATCCTAGCAACCCATTATCTTGGAGGTTGTATACCAATGGCCGGCCCACCTCCGTCTTTTCGTGAGGGCAATTCCCACTCTTTATCCAGGCTCTCTGAGGCGAGAGCACTTGATCCTTTTGCCTTAGAGCGAGAGCAAATGGTTAGAGAGCAAATCATCCAACGAGGGATCCAGGATCAACGGGTAATTCAGGCTATGGAAAGGGTTCCCCGTCATCGTTTTGTCCCCCCTGAACAACAAGCTCGCGCCTATACGGATCGTCCGCTATCCATTGACTGTAATCAAACAATTTCTCAGCCCTATATCGTTGCTTTTATGACGGAAGCGGCCCACATTACATCGGACTCGGTGGTGCTGGAAATTGGCACCGGATCGGGTTATCAAGCGGCAGTCTTGGCGGAACTGGCCAAACAGGTTTATAGCCTGGAGCGGATCCCTTCCTTGGCCGAGCAAGCCAAACAAAATTTGCAGGCTTTGGGCTATCGAAATGTGGAGATACGTCAGGGGGATGGCTACCAAGGTTGGCCAGAACATGCCCCCTATGATGCCATTGTGGTAACGGCGGCTCCTCCTACTCTGCCGCCCCTTCTACTGGATCAACTGGCGATAGGAGGCACATTGGTGGTTCCAGTCGGGGAGGGATCCCAATCTTTGTTGATCCTCGGCAGAACAGCACAAGGGTTTGTGCAAAAGGGCTCTTTCCCGGTTCAGTTTGTCCCAATGCTTTAAGCCGATTCATGACCTGATTCATGCAAAAGATCGGCGCGGATTTGTAAAGCCAATTGGGGATAATCGGTGATTAGTCCGAGAATGGCATCAGCCTGTAAACAATCTTTCATCTGCTCAGGATCGTTGACCGTCCAGACATAGAGCGGGATCCCGGCTTGAGTGGCTAAGTTAAGAAATTCTGGATCAATCCAGCTGTGGTGAGGGGCGAGAAAATCAGCGCCTAAATCTCGACTGTATCGGAATAGGGATCCGGTTGTGGGTTCCGTTGTCTGTGAATCTTGGGTTTCCGGGTCTTTCCTGTCTACCAGCAGCCCAACTTGTAGCTGCGGATCCCATATTTTCACCTGCTGAACCACCTGCGGCAAAAAGGAGGTGATGACGTAGTGATCTGGGGTGAGAATGTCGCGGATCAAGGCCAGAACCTGTGTTTCATATCCCGCTTCTTTAAGTTCGATATCGAGGGTGATTTTGCCTTTGATGTGCAACAGGGTCTCTTTAAGGGTGGGGATCGTGGGTTTGCGGGTTTGAATCTCCACCCAAGTTAAGGCTGCTACGGGTTGTCCCCCCAAGTCAGTATCGTGAAAAATGAGCGGGATCCCGTCCTGGCTGCGGCGGACATCCAGCTCGATCTGATCGGCCCCCACCTGAATGGCTGCGGTAAAGGCTGCTAGGGTGTTTTCTTCTGCTTGGGTGTGATCCCCACGGTGGGCGATGATCTGGGTTCGCGAGGTGCCTAGCACTGGATCTTCTGAAAAATTGAAGGTCATACTCGAGTCCTGGGAGCAGGGTTGGGTTCTGGGCTTGGGGCCTCCATCAAGATCCGCTCCCGGTGGCGCAAGGTAGTGAAGGCGACTTCCCAGGGTAGGGTAAAAGACTGAAAGGATTCGGGGTTAATGCGGTCTTGATCTAGATCCGAAACCACCTGGCGTAGGATCTCAAACAGTTGTCGCCGCAATTGGGCCATTGTTTCTAAGTCGGTGCTGTCTTCAATTTGGGCCACCAAATCCAAGAGCTGCAAATTGTACATGTCGGCACGATTTTTTTGGCGTTCCTGAAGCCACAAGCGGAACTGCCACAAGCTAGACAACAGCAGCACCAATACCGACAAAATAAACCCCAAAGATTCGGCATAACGCTCCAAAAAGCTGGGTTCGTCCTGCAGAAAATAGGCTCGCGCCCCCGCATGGAGGGGCACCCCCAGGTTTTGCGCTGATTCTGGCATAACGATTGTGGCAGCCCGGGGGTAGAGTTCTACAATCTCGTTGCGAAATTCGTAAAGCAGTTGCGTGAGGGTGTAGATCAGGGCGGGATCCACCTGGTCATGGGCCACCAGCAGAGCACGTACCCCTACCACGGCCAGATCTTCTGTGGGCATGGCTGGAAAACCTCGATAGGTACCCTTGGGTATTTCCACTTCCTCCAAGTAGGGCAGGGTGAGCTGCAGAGCCTCCGCCTGATCGATGGGTACCACCTCGGCCTGGCCAGATCCCACCAAATCCCGAATGGCAGGGTTGCCGAGGGCGGTGATGCGAAACAGGGCATCCACCTCCCCTTGGCGCAGGGCGGCATAGGCTTGTTCCACCCCCATGGGTTGGGCCTGAAAATCTTCTGGGCCCAGGTTGTAATGGGCCACCAAGGGCCAAAACAGGCTGTAGGATCCGCTGCCAACAGGCATTAGGGCAATCCGTTTGCCGGCCAAACCTGCTACTGATACAATCTTGGCTTCTGGGCGGGCTAGCAGATGAAAAAACTCGGGGAACAAGAACGACACCGCCTGTACCGGCATCCGCACGGGGGTATCGCTCTGGATCAGAGCCAGTTGCGCTCTATTTTCTTTGACCAGCTCGATGTTCTGGACGGATCCCTCGGTTTCTAGAACCTCAATGCGAATGTGGGGATGATGGCGACTGACCACAGTGGCAAGAGCTTGTCCGAAGGCGTAATACTCGCCAGTGGAACTGCCAGTGGCCAATTGCAACACATAGTTGCGGCTGTAGTAGTGGGCCACCCCCCAAACCACTCCGCCGATCCCCGCCAAGCCGAGGAACACCACCGCAAGAACAAAGCGACGACGCTGCATTTCCATGGCAACGCTTAGAGGATCCCCGATACCCCGCAAGTCTTCACTGCCAGTATCTCAGCCCCACTGAGGAAGATATCCGGAGAAATCCTGTTTTTTGACAAACTGAAATGGCCCAGAAAGGGATCCCCAAATCACTTGGTCAGTTTCCGGATCCCGCCCTTGATCAAGGCTGTGAAAATAGTCGGCCCCGATCTCAAACTCGCTATACAGATAGGTGGTTTTGCCTTTGCGCTCCACGATACACCCCTTACCGGGCACACTCTGGCCCCGATAGTGGGATCCCGTCCATTCCACCTGGGTGATACATCCGGGCAAGGGTTCCAACCCCGCTGCTGTCAGGCTGGCCAATTTCCCCAACTCCCGACCGGCACATCTGTAAGAATCGGGGGTCGTGAGGGCGTAGTTTTGAATGCGGATCCCGTCCGGAGACTCGAACAGGTGCAACACCCGCTGACGATAGGGCTGCTCGAGATAAATATCGTACAGTTGCTCCACATAAAACCCCACCCCATCCAAGACCGACCAGGGCAAGGGGCATTGATACACATGGATATTGGCAAACCAAACCGGCTCTGTGATCGCCTGTTGCAGGTTATTGAAGTGTCCGGCCATCCAGGTGGCCAGTTGTGCCAGTTGCGGAGAAACAGACATAGCTCGAGGGAGGGATCCCGACAGTGCAAACTTTCCTATTATCTCCAGCGATGAACCCGCACACTCTACTTCAGTCAGTTTCATTCAGTCCAGCTCGTCTTCCTGACCGGACGGGGATCCCAGTCCTGCTAGCTCAATACGGGTGGTTTCTACCCGCATCACCACAGCATCCAAAGACCGTTGCAGCCGTTCCACTTCTTTCAGATGGGCTTGCTTGCGCAGCAGGGCTTGGCGGGCCAGATCTTCTTGATCATTTTGTAGAGCCAGTTTGGCCCGTTCCACCCAGACCTCTACCTGTTGCTTGGCCGCTTGCAGTTGTCGCTCCAGGTGTTTTTGCTCGGTCAGGTGTTCCGCCAGGGATCCCTGTAGCTTTCGCAATTCCTGTTTTAGAGGCTGGGTTTTCGCACCTTTGCGCCGCCACTGTTGGGCCAGTAGCCCCAGCGACACCACCGCCACCGCCCCGCCCACACTCCACGCCGGGATCCCGCCCGGCAACGGGGTCGCAGCCTGGGCCATAGAAGCCGATTCCACCGCCTGCCATACCCCCAACTGGTTGGCCTGGGCATAGGTTTGTGCCTCGCTGTACCAGGTTTGCAAGACTGGATTGGGCAACTGCCAAGGGGCCACGGAGCGCCCTGCTTCCAGCATTTTTAAGTTCACCAAGCCATCGCTGCTATACACATAAGCAAACAAGCGGCCATCGGAAGCCCGCCAGGCCACATCCAACTGCACTGGTGTACCGGGAGGCAACAGTTCTTCTAAATAGTTGCGGGCCTGTCGCTCCGCCTGCAGAGATCCAATCGGCGGGCGAATGTACACCAGATCCACCTGTACAGTTTGGCCGTCGATATTCACCAGCACATCATCCCCCCCGATCACCCGCTCCACCGTACCCGAGAGCAGGGCTTGGGCTGAGGCAGCTCGTGAACTGGCCAGAGAAAACAGGGATCCCAACAGCAGGGCCAGAGGAAGGGTGGGCTTCATGCAAATGACCAAGAAAGAGGACAAGAATGGTCAAGCAAATCATAACTGCCCCCAGCTAGCGGTGGCGTTCCCGACAGAACAGTATGGATCCTCTTTTTTTGCGCTATTCCCAGAGCAAGGTTAGAGAAACAGTCTGGGCCTGATTGACCACCGGAGGATCCCCAAAACGGCTGCTCACCCCAATCGACCCAGTCGCAGCAGGTTGAGCAATCGGATCGGGCATTGTAGCCATGGAATTGTTCCTGCCACAGCTATAGATAAGTCCTACCCCTACCAACAGGAGGAAAGAGAAGGTGAGCCGGTAGATCCAAGTTAGGGATTTCCTAAGGTTCATATTTGCTGCTCCGAAGAAATCATGTGGAAGCTTTGACGTTGACAGCCCTTTCTCTAGTCACCTAGCACAGCAAATCTTGCCAATCAGTTGCTCCACAGGGGACGCAAGCCAGGCAGCATCACAGAAAACCCGTGCAAGGGCTGTAGGGAGAATCGTTACCAAGGATTGGTGATGAGCAAAATGCTACCTTCAGCCAATGCCGGGATCCCCTGAGGAAGCCCCAGTACCAGAGCGCCATTCCCATTGGATCCCTGGCAAACTTCAGGCAAAGAGGTATCAGCGGCAACTA contains:
- a CDS encoding AMP-dependent synthetase/ligase: MTTAIASATPTAPGTTLLNVWQRLAEQFPKHIALRDPHVQPVFEITYGEFFQRVQALASGLQALGIRPGDRVALIADNSPRWLMADLATMFTGAVNVPRSAIADPEELGYILRHSGSTTLIVQDLKTLKRIQSDVQELGLERVLMLSDEEQAGVLNFPQWLQKGRDQVYEPPRLDRSQLATIIYTSGTSGRPKGVMLSHGNLMHQVENLGVVVQPQPGNKVLTILPTWHSYERACEYFLLSRVCTLVYTNPRFIKQDLKQEQPHFLIAVPRIWETVYDGIQRQFNEKSALMQRIIRGLIRLSERYVLAGRVARNQSILHYGASGAERLQARVQHLLLWPVYQLGDLLIYRKVRQALGSNFQHAISGGGSLPAYLDLFYEIAGISILNGYGLTETSPVLCARRPEWNVRGTAGPPLPGTEFRIVDPETQDPLPQGEKGLITARGPQVMMGYYNNPEATAKVLTAEGWFDTGDLGWLTPDGQLVITGRAKDTIVLSNGENIEPQPLEDVCLQCPYINQIVVIGQDQKKLAALIYPNLDALQAWAAEQGIPTSEPELLASPQVRSLILEELHTRIRQRPGYRPDDQIGDFRFLPEPLSVENGLMTQTLKIKRNPVAERYAHLLKELYPA
- a CDS encoding TAXI family TRAP transporter solute-binding subunit encodes the protein MEMQRRRFVLAVVFLGLAGIGGVVWGVAHYYSRNYVLQLATGSSTGEYYAFGQALATVVSRHHPHIRIEVLETEGSVQNIELVKENRAQLALIQSDTPVRMPVQAVSFLFPEFFHLLARPEAKIVSVAGLAGKRIALMPVGSGSYSLFWPLVAHYNLGPEDFQAQPMGVEQAYAALRQGEVDALFRITALGNPAIRDLVGSGQAEVVPIDQAEALQLTLPYLEEVEIPKGTYRGFPAMPTEDLAVVGVRALLVAHDQVDPALIYTLTQLLYEFRNEIVELYPRAATIVMPESAQNLGVPLHAGARAYFLQDEPSFLERYAESLGFILSVLVLLLSSLWQFRLWLQERQKNRADMYNLQLLDLVAQIEDSTDLETMAQLRRQLFEILRQVVSDLDQDRINPESFQSFTLPWEVAFTTLRHRERILMEAPSPEPNPAPRTRV
- a CDS encoding protein-L-isoaspartate(D-aspartate) O-methyltransferase, with product MVREQIIQRGIQDQRVIQAMERVPRHRFVPPEQQARAYTDRPLSIDCNQTISQPYIVAFMTEAAHITSDSVVLEIGTGSGYQAAVLAELAKQVYSLERIPSLAEQAKQNLQALGYRNVEIRQGDGYQGWPEHAPYDAIVVTAAPPTLPPLLLDQLAIGGTLVVPVGEGSQSLLILGRTAQGFVQKGSFPVQFVPML
- a CDS encoding glycerophosphodiester phosphodiesterase, with protein sequence MTFNFSEDPVLGTSRTQIIAHRGDHTQAEENTLAAFTAAIQVGADQIELDVRRSQDGIPLIFHDTDLGGQPVAALTWVEIQTRKPTIPTLKETLLHIKGKITLDIELKEAGYETQVLALIRDILTPDHYVITSFLPQVVQQVKIWDPQLQVGLLVDRKDPETQDSQTTEPTTGSLFRYSRDLGADFLAPHHSWIDPEFLNLATQAGIPLYVWTVNDPEQMKDCLQADAILGLITDYPQLALQIRADLLHESGHESA
- a CDS encoding chromophore lyase CpcT/CpeT, which produces MSVSPQLAQLATWMAGHFNNLQQAITEPVWFANIHVYQCPLPWSVLDGVGFYVEQLYDIYLEQPYRQRVLHLFESPDGIRIQNYALTTPDSYRCAGRELGKLASLTAAGLEPLPGCITQVEWTGSHYRGQSVPGKGCIVERKGKTTYLYSEFEIGADYFHSLDQGRDPETDQVIWGSLSGPFQFVKKQDFSGYLPQWG
- a CDS encoding PspA/IM30 family protein, which produces MKPTLPLALLLGSLFSLASSRAASAQALLSGTVERVIGGDDVLVNIDGQTVQVDLVYIRPPIGSLQAERQARNYLEELLPPGTPVQLDVAWRASDGRLFAYVYSSDGLVNLKMLEAGRSVAPWQLPNPVLQTWYSEAQTYAQANQLGVWQAVESASMAQAATPLPGGIPAWSVGGAVAVVSLGLLAQQWRRKGAKTQPLKQELRKLQGSLAEHLTEQKHLERQLQAAKQQVEVWVERAKLALQNDQEDLARQALLRKQAHLKEVERLQRSLDAVVMRVETTRIELAGLGSPSGQEDELD